The Weissella confusa DNA window GAACTGAGTGACCATTAGTCAACAGATCCCATGAGTTCAGGCGTAGGAAACGGCCGAGATAAATTCCAAAGGCCGATAACAACGACAAAACAGCATAAAATGCCACCGCTTCGATTCTGGCATCTTCACCAAGAAAACGAACCGCAATGATATGTGCCGATGACACACCCAACAACGTACCAATCATCACACCACTAGCCAAAAGCGCATAATTAAAGAACTGTGTCTCAGTCATCAATCCTGTACCGATTGATGACAAGTGACTGAAGTCCGTCAGCATATACATGGTATTTGGAAAGAAAATCAACCAAAGCAACGTTAGCACAACCATCATCCAACGCTTTAGTTGGCGATTTTTAATTAATAGCGATAAATCAAACGGGATTAACGCTAAAAAGACATTCCATATTAAAAACATGAAATTCGTCGGAAATAGCCACACTGTCAGCATGAACAGTGCCACCAATATATGAATTTCAACTATGCCCCGCTTCACATTCCTCACCAACCCTTTAAAACATCATATTCTTGAGTATACGACGTCAACATTAAAGCTACCCAAACTTTAACGTTTACTTCAGTAATGACGTTTGTGCAGTGACGCGCTTTTCGTACGGCACTTCAAACAAATCGACATCCCCAACTTCAACCGTGACTTGACCAGATAGCAAATCGGTCACATCAGTCTCAAAACTCGTCATATCTTCATCAGATACCGGCACAACCAACGTCACGCCAGTATCATATTGTGTATCCAAAATAACATATTCATGTTGCTCGAGCCAATATTTTAGAGGCTCATAATTCTTATAATCAATGCGCAATGACATTTTGTGACGTTGAATACGTTGCACCAAGCCAAGTTCTGCAATACCACCAGCAACTGTACCAGCGTATGCGCGCACCAAACCACCGGCACCCAACTTAATACCACCGAAGTAACGCGTCACGACAGCAGCAACATCATGTACTTCATTGTTCTTCAACACTTCTAGCATTGGCACGCCCGCTGTTCCAGCCGGTTCGCCATCATCAGAATAGCGTTGCACTTGGTCACGGTCACCCAACATGTATGACCACACATTGTGAGTGGCTTTGTTGTGCTCTTTGTTAATGCGGTCAATAAATTCACGGGCTTCTTCTTCAGAAGTTACACGCGCCATATTAACGATAAAACGAGACTTTTTAATGACTTGTTCCCAAGTATATTCATCCGCCGCAATCGTAACGTATTGATCTGGATTGCTGACGTGTTCAGTTTGATTTCCGGCCATCATTTTCTCCTTTTCACACAAAAAGCCAGATGCAAGCATCTGACTTTTGATTTTACTCTTCGAATTCGAAAGCAAAGTCCAAAATTTGAACCGTGTCACCACCACGAGCACCTGCATCACGCAAGGCTTCGTCGACACCCATGAAGCGCAATTGACGTGCAAAACGCATCATTGATTCCGTGTAGTTCGTGTTCGTACGCTTGAACAAACGTTCGATTTCATCACCATAAAGAATCCAAGTACCATCTTCATCACGATCGATTTCAAATGGCGTACGGTCTTCAGTGAATTCGTACAAAGCAGTCTCGTTTTCATCAGGTTCCATACCCTTAGGAATAAAGGCAGGTGTCTCATCCAACAAGTCAGCTGTACGTTGCATCAATGGCTCCAAGCCTTGACGCGTCAATGATGAAATTGGCATAATCTCAACGTCTTCTGGGACATCTGGATCAGCAGCCAACTTCTTCTTGAATTCTGCCAACGTCTCTTCAGCGTCTGGCATATCCATCTTCGTTGGTACGATAATTTGTGGACGCTCCAACAATGCTGGGTCGTACTCAGCCAACTCAGTATTAATCTTAACGTAGTTTTCGTATGGATCTTCTTCTGGATCAATACCTGACATATCAATCATGTGCAAGATAACACGCGTACGCTCAACGTGACGTAGGAATTGAATTCCCAAACCGACACCTTGTGAGGCACCTTCAATCAATCCAGGCAAGTCAGCCATAACAAAGTCACGACCATCTTCCAATCGTACCATTCCCAAGTTAGGAACCAACGTTGTAAAGTGGTATGCCGCAACCTTTGGCTTGGCAGCCGTTACAACTGACAACAATGTTGACTTTCCAACAGATGGGAAACCAACCAACCCAACATCGGCCAAAACCTTCAATTCAAGGGCAATGTCCAATTCTTCTCCTGGCTCACCGTTTTCGGCAATTTCAGGGGCTGGGTTCGTTGAAGAAGCGAAACGCATGTTACCGCGTCCACCACGTCCACCTTGGGCAACAACCAATCGTTGACCTTGCTCAGTCAAGTCACCAATCACGCGACCTGTCTCAGCATCAGTAATCGTTGTACCTTGTGGGACCTTGATGATCAAATCTTCAGCTGACTTTCCAGTCATTCCCTTAGTGGCACCATTACCACCTGGGGTAGCCTTAAAGTGGCGCTTGTAACGGAAATCCATCAAGGTACGTAGCCCTTCA harbors:
- a CDS encoding DUF1361 domain-containing protein produces the protein MLTVWLFPTNFMFLIWNVFLALIPFDLSLLIKNRQLKRWMMVVLTLLWLIFFPNTMYMLTDFSHLSSIGTGLMTETQFFNYALLASGVMIGTLLGVSSAHIIAVRFLGEDARIEAVAFYAVLSLLSAFGIYLGRFLRLNSWDLLTNGHSVLQQVLQAFTMHSFVFVMSFGALQLALLLMYHILRKMK
- a CDS encoding YigZ family protein, with the translated sequence MAGNQTEHVSNPDQYVTIAADEYTWEQVIKKSRFIVNMARVTSEEEAREFIDRINKEHNKATHNVWSYMLGDRDQVQRYSDDGEPAGTAGVPMLEVLKNNEVHDVAAVVTRYFGGIKLGAGGLVRAYAGTVAGGIAELGLVQRIQRHKMSLRIDYKNYEPLKYWLEQHEYVILDTQYDTGVTLVVPVSDEDMTSFETDVTDLLSGQVTVEVGDVDLFEVPYEKRVTAQTSLLK
- the obgE gene encoding GTPase ObgE; the protein is MAFVDQVKIFVKAGKGGDGAVSFRHEKYINMGGPFGGDGGHGGSVVMEVDEGLRTLMDFRYKRHFKATPGGNGATKGMTGKSAEDLIIKVPQGTTITDAETGRVIGDLTEQGQRLVVAQGGRGGRGNMRFASSTNPAPEIAENGEPGEELDIALELKVLADVGLVGFPSVGKSTLLSVVTAAKPKVAAYHFTTLVPNLGMVRLEDGRDFVMADLPGLIEGASQGVGLGIQFLRHVERTRVILHMIDMSGIDPEEDPYENYVKINTELAEYDPALLERPQIIVPTKMDMPDAEETLAEFKKKLAADPDVPEDVEIMPISSLTRQGLEPLMQRTADLLDETPAFIPKGMEPDENETALYEFTEDRTPFEIDRDEDGTWILYGDEIERLFKRTNTNYTESMMRFARQLRFMGVDEALRDAGARGGDTVQILDFAFEFEE